In Hirundo rustica isolate bHirRus1 chromosome 2, bHirRus1.pri.v3, whole genome shotgun sequence, one genomic interval encodes:
- the LOC120748880 gene encoding uncharacterized protein LOC120748880: MGRQVFSHSQDTEAPSHLDEELHMSHGQRDRTFFLGLVVFLTVDLLGSQLPGLGRNGWKAAQKKRIWECWSTAAEHEPACAQMAKKSDDILVRISNSLQDQGSDCPLYWALLRPHLKSCVQFWAPHCKKDIEGLECGWRRATELGKGLEHKADEEWLRELGAFILEKRRGRKDLITLYSHLKVDCSQVRVSPFSQVTSDTTSRNDLRLLYEGFRLDMRESIFTE, encoded by the exons atgggcaggcaggtgttcagccattcccaggacACTGAGGCTCCATCACAC CTGGATGAAGAGCTGCACATGAGCCATGGACAGAGAGACAGGACATTCTTTCTGGGTCTGGTGGTGTTTCTTACCGTAGATCTGCTTGGGTCACAACTCCCAGGCTTGGGGAGGaatggctggaaagctgcccaaaagaaaaggatctgggagtgctggtcaacagcagctgaacatgagccagcctGTGCCCAGATGGCCAAAAAGTCTGATGACATCCTGGTCCGGATCAGCAATAGcctgcaggaccagggcagtgattgtcccctgtactgggcactgctgaggccacacctcaaatcctgtgttcagttctgggcccctcactgcaagaaagacattgaggggctggagtgtggctggagaagggcaacggagctggggaagggtctggagcacaaagctgatgaggagtggctgagggagctgggggcatttatcctggagaaaaggagggggaggaaggacctcatcactctctacagTCACCTGAAAGTAGAttgcagccaggtgagggtcagtcccttctcccaggtaacaagtgataCGACAAGCAGAAATGATCTCAGGTTATTATATGAAGGTTTTAGGTTGGATATGAGGGAAAGTATCTTCACTGAATGA
- the FZD4 gene encoding frizzled-4, translating to MCQNLGYNVTKMPNLVGHELQTDAELQLTTFTPLIQYGCSSQLQFFLCSVYVPMCTEKINIPIGPCGGMCLSVKRRCEPVLKEFGFAWPESLNCSKFPPQNDHNHMCMEGPGDEEVPLHSKTSLQPGEECHGMGSNSDQYIWVKRSLSCVLKCGYDAGLYSRSAKEFTDIWMAIWASLCFISTAFTVLTFLIDSSRFSYPERPIIFLSMCYNIYSIAYIVRLTVGRERISCDFEEAAEPVLIQEGLKNTGCAIIFLLMYFFGMASSIWWVILTLTWFLAAGLKWGHEAIEMHSSYFHIAAWAIPAVKTIVILIMRLVDADELTGLCYVGNQNLDALTGFVVAPLFTYLVIGTLFIAAGLVALFKIRSNLQKDGTKTDKLERLMVKIGVFSVLYTVPATCVIACYFYEISNWAIFRYSADDSNMAVEMLKIFMSLLVGITSGMWIWSAKTLHTWQKCSNRLVNSGKVKREKRADGWVKPGKGNETVV from the exons ATGTGCCAGAACCTGGGCTACAATGTCACCAAGATGCCCAACCTGGTGGGGCACGAGCTGCAGACGGACGCGGAGCTGCAGCTCACCACCTTCACCCCTCTCATCCAGTACGGCTgctccagccagctccag ttcttcctgtgttcagtttatGTGCCGATGTGCACAGAGAAGATTAACATCCCCATAGGTCCCTGTGGAGGCATGTGCCTCTCTGTCAAAAGAAGATGTGAAcctgttttaaaagaatttggGTTTGCCTGGCCAGAGAGCCTAAACTGCAGCAAATTCCCACCCCAGAATGATCACAACCACATGTGCATGGAGGGCCCAGGAGACGAAGAGGTTCCCCTTCACAGCAAGACCTCCttgcagcctggagaagagtgCCACGGCATGGGATCTAACTCAGATCAGTACATTTGGGTGAAGAGAAGCTTGAGCTGTGTGCTGAAGTGTGGCTACGATGCTGGCCTGTACAGCAGGTCAGctaaggaattcacagatatCTGGATGGCCATATGGGCCAGTCTTTGCTTCATCTCGACTGCCTTCACAGTCCTGACCTTCCTGATTGATTCATCCAGATTTTCCTACCCGGAGCGGCCAATCATATTTTTGAGCATGTGCTACAATATTTATAGCATTGCTTATATTGTGAGGCTAACTGTGGGCCGGGAAAGGATATCCTGTGATTTTGAAGAGGCAGCAGAACCTGTTCTCATCCAAGAAGGTCTTAAGAACACAGGATGTGCGATAATTTTCCTGCTGATGTACTTTTTCGGGATGGCTAGCTCCATCTGGTGGGTTATTCTGACACTGACGTGGTTTCTGGCGGCAGGACTCAAGTGGGGCCACGAAGCAATCGAAATGCACAGCTCCTATTTCCACATCGCAGCCTGGGCCATCCCGGCGGTGAAGACCATCGTTATTTTGATTATGAGACTTGTAGATGCAGATGAGCTCACCGGCCTCTGCTATGTTGGGAACCAGAACCTGGATGCGCTGACGGGCTTTGTTGTGGCTCCGCTTTTTACCTACCTGGTCATCGGGACTTTATTCATTGCAGCAGGACTCGTGGCCTTATTTAAAATCAGGTCTAACCTCCAGAAAGATGGAACTAAAACTGACAAACTGGAAAGACTGATGGTCAAAATTGGGGTCTTTTCGGTGCTGTACACCGTCCCAGCGACGTGTGTCATCGCCTGTTATTTCTACGAGATCTCCAACTGGGCCATTTTCCGCTATTCGGCAGATGATTCCAATATGGCAGTGGAGATGCTCAAAATTTTCATGTCCCTTCTGGTGGGTATTACGTCAGGTATGTGGATCTGGTCAGCCAAAACTCTGCACACGTGGCAGAAGTGCTCCAACAGACTGGTGAACTCAGGGAAAGTGAAACGGGAGAAGAGAGCAGACGGTTGGGTGAAACCCGGGAAAGGGAACGAGACCGTGGTATGA